A DNA window from Sphaeramia orbicularis chromosome 22, fSphaOr1.1, whole genome shotgun sequence contains the following coding sequences:
- the LOC115414288 gene encoding akirin-2-like: MACGATLKRTMDFDPLMSPASPKRRRCIPVPPSSSSSSPRKYLNMEPSPFGETSSRLSAEQILNSIKQEYKRIQKRKHLDGGYQQSECCYSPESPSQSSTMNVSSMPGTSSGGVSPTRKEQPLFTLRQVGMICERLLKEREEKVREEYEETMTSKLAEQYDTFVKFTHDQLMRRFGEQPASYVS, translated from the exons ATGGCGTGTGGAGCCACCCTGAAGAGGACCATGGATTTCGACCCACTGATGAGTCCTGCTTCCCCTAAAAGACGAAGATGCATCCCAGTTCCCCCGTCGTCCTCATCCTCATCCCCCAGGAAGTACCTTAACATGGAGCCCTCGCCATTTGGAGAAACCTCGTCGAGACTTAGCGCAG AACAAATCCTCAACAGCATTAAGCAGGAGTACAAACGCATTCAAAAGAGGAAGCATCTAGATGGAGGTTACCAACAGTCAGAGTGCTGCTATTCTCCAGAGTCCCCATCCCAGTCATCTACTATGAATGTTTCCAGCATGCCAG GAACATCTTCTGGAGGCGTTTCTCCGACTAGAAAAGAACAGCCATTATTCACCCTCAGACAAGTTGGAATGATCTGTGAACGTCTGCTCAAAGAAAGGGAAGAGAAAGTGCGAGAGGAATATGAAGAAACCATGACATCAAAATTGGCAG AACAATACGACACCTTTGTGAAGTTCACACACGATCAGTTAATGCGACGATTCGGGGAGCAACCTGCGAGCT ATGTTTCCTGA